ACAGGCGCTAAGTCGGCTGCAAGCAGTTGTTAGCTGGGCTATCGGCCAAGCACTGTGTCTATCCCCTCCAGGACTTGAGCCAAGGAGGACTTCGATAGACTGCCGACTCGCAGATCCAGGCACTCTCGATCCAGTGTTACAATCTGAGAAACATTGGCGACGGAGTCTTTTGGAAGACCTGACAATTTTGCTTCAATCAACACATTGCCAGGTGCCGCTTGCCATTTAAGATTGCTTGACAATGGAACGCACACAACCGTGGCAATCCGACTTCGGTTGAAATGATCTCCTTGCACAACCAACACAGGTCGCCTGAATCCAGGCTCCGAGCCCCGAGGTTCGGACAGCTCTGCCCACCAGATTTCGCCTTGGTA
This window of the Candidatus Delongbacteria bacterium genome carries:
- a CDS encoding type II toxin-antitoxin system PemK/MazF family toxin; this encodes MVELYQGEIWWAELSEPRGSEPGFRRPVLVVQGDHFNRSRIATVVCVPLSSNLKWQAAPGNVLIEAKLSGLPKDSVANVSQIVTLDRECLDLRVGSLSKSSLAQVLEGIDTVLGR